One Agrobacterium sp. RAC06 DNA segment encodes these proteins:
- the traF gene encoding conjugative transfer signal peptidase TraF produces MVAVTVIALLGLVGGFRLNLTPSAALGLWRIAPLELPITIGQSVFVCLPNRPAMQVARERGYLRAGLCSGGNAPLIKRVMALAGQRVVISDHLLVDGVRIEASHLLKHDAKGRPLLHDTGGIVPPGMVYLFSPYPGSWDSRYFGPVPASGILGLAQEIWTYAP; encoded by the coding sequence ATGGTAGCCGTTACAGTCATTGCGCTTTTGGGTCTGGTCGGTGGGTTCCGCCTCAATCTGACCCCGAGTGCCGCCCTTGGGCTCTGGAGGATCGCACCGCTTGAACTCCCCATCACGATCGGCCAGAGCGTCTTTGTCTGCCTGCCCAATAGACCTGCCATGCAAGTGGCACGCGAGCGTGGTTACCTTCGGGCTGGCTTGTGTTCAGGGGGCAATGCACCACTCATCAAGAGGGTTATGGCGCTTGCCGGGCAGCGCGTGGTGATTTCGGATCATCTCCTGGTGGATGGTGTCAGGATCGAGGCCTCGCATCTCCTAAAGCATGACGCCAAGGGTCGTCCGCTTCTCCACGACACTGGCGGCATCGTTCCCCCCGGTATGGTCTACCTGTTTTCACCTTATCCAGGATCGTGGGATTCGCGCTACTTCGGGCCGGTGCCGGCATCTGGCATCCTGGGGCTTGCGCAGGAGATCTGGACCTATGCGCCGTGA
- a CDS encoding conjugal transfer protein TraB, with amino-acid sequence MRRESWISASHALGLSSLSGAIAVFAWNGDAISLPLALIFPLIWSRAKTRLAAALISASYILVASRALPLSVAEYFKADVLLGLGVWIASAFSFVLVHILLWRQAADWRRALCYALIMALTGFPPFGITGFAHPLTAAGIVFPGWGWFGLFATVILACCLVTRHCWMAALVLGAFWLWSSAPNLSSKIHMVSTKASPEILSPASSEARPLSLPTAGSAAGQTALPKAWPKAWKGVELHMGMSLGRDLSLRHQSELLAIVEMAAGRDKYFILLPEGALGLWTPARERFWTQSLESRALTVIAGATVINADGYDNVILALNENGSRVIYRQRMPVPISMWRPWHAWTGQPGGTPARFFENPVVEFDGITVAPLICYEQLLLWPVLHSMAYDPDLLIVIGNGWWTAGAKIVAVQRASATAWARLFSMPLVMSFNI; translated from the coding sequence ATGCGCCGTGAGAGCTGGATTTCCGCGAGCCATGCTCTCGGGCTCAGCAGCCTTTCGGGAGCAATTGCAGTCTTCGCCTGGAATGGTGATGCTATCTCACTGCCGCTTGCCCTGATCTTTCCGCTCATCTGGTCGCGGGCAAAAACCCGGTTGGCGGCAGCGCTCATCTCTGCCTCTTACATTTTGGTCGCGTCCCGCGCTTTGCCGCTGAGCGTGGCCGAATATTTTAAAGCTGATGTCCTCTTGGGTCTCGGCGTCTGGATTGCCTCCGCCTTCTCCTTTGTCCTTGTGCATATCCTGCTTTGGAGGCAGGCAGCCGATTGGCGCCGCGCCCTATGCTATGCCCTAATCATGGCTCTCACGGGCTTTCCTCCCTTTGGGATCACAGGCTTTGCCCATCCTTTGACGGCGGCTGGGATTGTCTTTCCCGGATGGGGCTGGTTTGGGCTTTTTGCGACTGTGATCCTCGCCTGTTGTCTGGTCACTAGGCACTGCTGGATGGCGGCACTTGTGCTGGGTGCATTCTGGCTGTGGTCGAGTGCCCCGAACTTGTCCAGCAAGATCCACATGGTCTCTACCAAAGCCTCGCCCGAAATCTTGTCCCCCGCTTCGTCTGAAGCGAGGCCCCTCTCATTGCCAACAGCCGGGTCCGCAGCCGGGCAGACGGCGTTGCCCAAAGCTTGGCCCAAAGCTTGGAAAGGCGTCGAGCTTCATATGGGCATGAGCCTTGGCCGTGATCTGTCACTTCGTCACCAAAGTGAGCTTTTAGCGATCGTCGAAATGGCGGCTGGCCGGGATAAATACTTCATTCTCCTGCCGGAGGGTGCCCTTGGGCTCTGGACCCCGGCGCGGGAACGCTTTTGGACGCAATCGCTTGAGTCTCGGGCCTTGACGGTGATCGCGGGCGCAACCGTGATCAATGCCGATGGCTATGACAATGTGATTCTGGCGCTTAATGAGAACGGCAGCCGGGTTATCTATCGCCAACGCATGCCGGTCCCGATTTCCATGTGGCGACCCTGGCATGCATGGACCGGTCAACCAGGCGGCACGCCGGCACGGTTTTTCGAGAACCCGGTGGTCGAGTTTGATGGGATCACGGTCGCACCACTGATCTGCTACGAGCAGCTGCTTCTCTGGCCCGTCCTGCATTCGATGGCTTACGACCCCGATCTTCTCATTGTCATCGGGAATGGGTGGTGGACGGCAGGAGCTAAGATTGTTGCGGTTCAAAGAGCCAGTGCGACTGCTTGGGCGAGGCTCTTTTCCATGCCGCTTGTCATGTCGTTCAACATTTGA
- a CDS encoding undecaprenyl-diphosphate phosphatase: MENNESIISALVLGLIEGLTEFVPVSSTAHLLLAGHFLGFESPGNSFAVLIQLGAILAILSVYFAKLLNIALSLPTSAESRRFVGAVLLGFLPAAVIGFLAHDFIKTVLFETPMLICVVLILGGFVLLWIDRLPLKPRYHDVTEYPLSLALKIGFCQCVAMIPGTSRSGATIVGALLLGADKRSAAEFSFFLAMPTMLGAFTLDLYKNRNALTVDDTMIIGIGFVAAFISALFVVRGLLNFISKRGYAPFAWWRIAVGVAGILGLLIFG; encoded by the coding sequence ATGGAAAACAATGAGTCCATTATCAGCGCGCTTGTGCTCGGCCTGATCGAAGGCCTGACCGAGTTCGTGCCGGTGTCATCCACCGCGCACCTGCTGTTAGCAGGCCATTTCCTCGGCTTCGAATCGCCGGGAAACAGCTTTGCGGTGCTCATCCAGCTCGGCGCGATCCTGGCCATCCTCAGCGTCTACTTCGCCAAGCTGCTCAACATTGCTTTGTCTTTGCCAACGAGCGCAGAGAGCCGTCGCTTTGTTGGCGCGGTGCTCCTTGGCTTCCTGCCCGCTGCCGTGATCGGCTTCCTCGCGCATGACTTTATCAAGACGGTTCTTTTCGAGACGCCGATGCTGATCTGCGTGGTGCTGATCCTTGGCGGCTTCGTCCTGCTCTGGATCGACCGCCTGCCGCTGAAGCCCCGGTATCACGACGTCACCGAATATCCGCTGTCACTCGCCTTGAAGATCGGCTTCTGCCAGTGCGTCGCGATGATCCCGGGCACATCTCGTTCCGGTGCGACGATCGTCGGCGCGCTGCTGCTCGGTGCTGACAAGCGCTCGGCAGCCGAGTTTTCCTTCTTCCTCGCCATGCCGACCATGCTCGGCGCCTTCACGCTCGATCTCTACAAGAACCGCAACGCACTGACCGTCGACGACACCATGATCATCGGCATCGGCTTCGTGGCAGCCTTCATCTCGGCTCTGTTTGTCGTCAGGGGGCTCTTGAACTTTATCTCGAAGCGGGGATATGCGCCGTTCGCCTGGTGGCGGATCGCCGTCGGTGTGGCTGGCATTCTCGGGCTTTTGATCTTTGGTTGA
- the galU gene encoding UTP--glucose-1-phosphate uridylyltransferase GalU: MVKVEKTIRIAVFPVAGLGTRFLPATKAVPKEMLTVVDKPVIQYVVDEAIEAGIEHFVFVTGRGKAVIQDYFDIQFELEQTLKARNKSAELSLLQTLQPSAGQTSFTRQQEPLGLGHAVWCARDIVGHEPFALLLPDMIMRGEKACLKGMVELYEKTGGNIVAVEECAPDQAHKYGIVDVGDALEGGFKITQMVEKPAKGTAPSNFFINGRYILQPEIFEILSTQERGAGNEIQLTDGMLKLANDQPFAGYHFKGQTFDCGSKDGFILANVAFAIERADIRPSIEDELKALLAALK; encoded by the coding sequence GTGGTTAAAGTCGAAAAGACAATACGTATAGCAGTGTTCCCTGTAGCTGGTCTCGGCACGCGTTTTCTTCCCGCCACCAAGGCGGTTCCGAAAGAGATGCTGACAGTCGTCGACAAGCCGGTCATCCAGTATGTGGTTGACGAAGCCATCGAAGCTGGGATCGAGCATTTCGTCTTCGTCACCGGCCGCGGCAAGGCGGTCATACAGGACTATTTCGATATCCAGTTCGAACTCGAACAGACCCTGAAGGCCCGCAATAAGAGCGCAGAACTCTCGCTTCTCCAGACACTTCAGCCGTCAGCGGGTCAGACCAGCTTCACACGGCAACAGGAGCCGCTGGGTCTCGGACATGCCGTCTGGTGTGCCCGCGACATCGTGGGGCACGAACCTTTCGCCCTTCTGCTGCCTGACATGATTATGCGCGGCGAAAAGGCATGCCTCAAGGGGATGGTCGAACTTTATGAGAAGACCGGCGGCAACATTGTGGCTGTCGAGGAATGTGCGCCGGATCAGGCCCACAAATACGGCATCGTTGACGTGGGTGACGCGCTCGAAGGCGGCTTCAAGATCACGCAAATGGTCGAGAAGCCCGCCAAGGGTACAGCACCTTCCAACTTCTTCATTAACGGCCGCTACATCCTGCAGCCTGAGATCTTCGAGATCCTGTCGACCCAGGAGCGTGGCGCCGGCAACGAGATCCAGTTGACCGATGGCATGCTGAAGCTCGCCAATGACCAGCCGTTTGCCGGTTACCACTTCAAGGGCCAGACCTTCGACTGCGGTTCCAAGGACGGCTTCATCCTGGCCAATGTCGCCTTTGCCATCGAACGCGCCGATATTCGTCCGTCAATCGAAGATGAGCTGAAGGCGCTGCTCGCCGCGCTGAAGTGA
- a CDS encoding tetratricopeptide repeat protein, whose protein sequence is MNRSKLASGTAVLIALSLAGPAKGVAWASSTDTDQNPSELVKIVKSEASATERSGALTRLEQLATTDPDAKRRLAELYLAGEGVDGEAAKALTLLEEAGAEGSTAALRKLASLYRSGEVVEQDRDKALELTRQAAELNDSWAQLSLSDTLRKGDGVEQDIEAAISWLEKSAAAGNASAQLRLGGFLADGKLIPQDEARAVELLQKSAAKGNVGAKIKLANLLMRADAEEANLELGAQLLREAAESGDDKAKLRLAELLLSGELIEPDVDQGTALLEELSAGGDTAATKALLALHSGGEVPEDGERIVELQTRLADAGDADAMVRLGEIYRDGIIVPADLPRSLEYFRGAEESGSSRAWRRVAEAAFRGFGEDADSVKAVTILRAEIDKGNLEASIYLAGILAAGDYVDADLDAARALYESAAEGGKVSAHKQLARLYLAGAFGAAQKINARDHLTAAIDKGDEASLVTLATAHLNGSFGQQSDVQLGLNLLQEGRQKGISSATTTLAEVYFRGRGVGPDAEQAVRLLTEEADRGDAAAARALIQAYRSGKGKSFPASGPRARAALEKYAGLLNEAQKTREVFLLDARLAASLAQYEQLEEKIASLPVSQRRGYIEALRSANQNAYVYVVQKGLKKAGRYDGPINGLLTSSTIRAIREICDSGPSGDRCRMGPLHSAAAKVVSARLEAIY, encoded by the coding sequence ATGAACCGGTCAAAGCTAGCTAGCGGCACCGCCGTCTTGATTGCTCTTTCGCTTGCAGGCCCCGCCAAGGGAGTGGCATGGGCTTCGTCCACTGACACTGATCAAAATCCAAGTGAGTTGGTAAAAATTGTCAAATCGGAGGCCAGCGCGACTGAGCGCTCTGGTGCTTTGACAAGGCTTGAACAGCTTGCGACGACAGACCCCGACGCAAAACGCCGGCTCGCTGAGCTTTATCTTGCTGGTGAAGGTGTAGATGGCGAGGCCGCCAAGGCATTAACGCTTCTGGAAGAAGCGGGTGCCGAGGGCTCTACGGCCGCCCTACGAAAACTCGCTTCCCTTTACAGATCGGGAGAAGTGGTCGAGCAGGACAGGGACAAGGCTCTGGAGCTTACGAGACAGGCAGCAGAACTTAACGATTCGTGGGCGCAATTGTCCCTTTCGGATACCCTCCGAAAGGGTGACGGGGTCGAGCAGGACATTGAGGCCGCGATCTCCTGGCTCGAAAAGTCTGCAGCCGCAGGCAATGCTAGCGCTCAGCTCCGTTTGGGAGGCTTTTTGGCGGATGGGAAGCTGATACCGCAGGATGAGGCTCGAGCGGTTGAACTCCTGCAAAAGTCAGCCGCCAAGGGAAATGTGGGAGCAAAGATCAAGCTTGCTAATTTGCTCATGCGCGCTGATGCTGAAGAAGCTAACCTAGAACTCGGGGCGCAGCTCCTGCGAGAGGCGGCTGAAAGCGGTGATGACAAGGCAAAATTGCGCCTCGCAGAACTCCTGTTGAGCGGAGAACTGATAGAACCTGACGTTGATCAGGGTACGGCCCTGCTCGAAGAGCTGAGTGCCGGTGGCGATACGGCAGCCACCAAGGCATTACTTGCTCTTCATTCGGGGGGTGAGGTGCCAGAGGATGGCGAACGTATAGTTGAGCTCCAAACACGGCTTGCGGACGCAGGCGATGCTGATGCAATGGTCCGGCTGGGGGAAATCTACCGCGACGGGATCATCGTGCCGGCTGACCTTCCGCGATCACTGGAATATTTTAGGGGTGCAGAAGAAAGTGGCAGTTCTCGGGCCTGGAGGCGTGTTGCCGAAGCGGCTTTCCGCGGATTTGGTGAAGACGCGGATTCTGTCAAGGCTGTTACGATTTTGAGGGCGGAAATCGACAAGGGCAATCTCGAAGCTTCGATCTATCTCGCGGGTATACTTGCCGCGGGAGACTATGTTGATGCAGATCTCGATGCGGCACGTGCGCTCTACGAAAGCGCTGCCGAAGGCGGCAAGGTTAGCGCTCATAAGCAACTGGCTCGCTTGTATTTGGCTGGTGCGTTCGGTGCTGCGCAAAAGATCAATGCTCGAGATCACCTGACCGCTGCGATCGACAAGGGTGATGAAGCAAGCCTCGTGACCCTTGCGACCGCGCATCTGAATGGCAGCTTCGGCCAACAGTCCGATGTGCAGCTAGGGTTGAACTTGCTGCAAGAAGGAAGGCAAAAAGGGATTTCCTCCGCAACAACCACGTTGGCCGAAGTCTATTTCCGCGGTCGCGGCGTAGGGCCCGATGCTGAACAGGCCGTTCGGCTTTTGACCGAGGAGGCGGACCGGGGGGATGCAGCCGCTGCCAGAGCTTTGATCCAGGCCTATAGATCAGGCAAGGGGAAGAGTTTTCCAGCATCGGGACCTCGCGCTCGTGCGGCGTTGGAAAAATACGCTGGCCTTCTGAATGAAGCGCAGAAAACCCGTGAGGTCTTTTTGCTTGACGCTCGTCTTGCTGCAAGCCTCGCTCAGTATGAGCAGCTGGAGGAAAAGATCGCGAGCTTGCCCGTTTCGCAGAGGCGCGGATACATCGAGGCGCTGCGATCCGCCAATCAAAACGCCTATGTCTATGTGGTTCAGAAAGGTTTGAAGAAGGCCGGTCGATATGACGGCCCGATTAATGGTCTTCTAACTTCATCGACGATCAGAGCTATACGCGAAATTTGCGATTCTGGACCGTCAGGAGATCGTTGCCGGATGGGGCCCCTACACAGTGCTGCAGCTAAGGTCGTGTCCGCCCGCCTCGAGGCGATCTACTAA